The stretch of DNA TCTTTAGCCCTATGTTAGAATCAAAATGGCTTCCTTGGCCTTGCCAATTTGTTACAGTGGATACAAAATGAGAGTGGTCTAAAAATGGTCAAGTTAAACTAAAATCTGATGATTACTTACATCCACAAGGAATGTGAAATGTTTCTAATAATTTAGGGAGAGTTGTTTCGAATATTGACAGATTCCACCTCTCAGCCATTATTGAAATGTGAAAGTTTTCTTCAGCTCACTGTCAACTTTTTCATATTCATTCAGTTCCTCCTCTATAGTTTTAGCTGCTTCATGTATGTTTTTGGCAATTTCAGTCTTGCTTCCTTTGTAAAGATCCTTTGCATCTGACACCATAGAATAGAAATCCCACACCACGAGGAGCCCTGCCAGAACTCCTGAAGCAGCTTTGAGTGCTCTTAAACTGCTTTTGGTCACTACTGAGGACACCAGACTAACAGTACTCAAGCTTTTCATGACAGCCGCAGACGTACCGACAAAAATATTTTGTGGTATGTCTTTCTCACCACCTTTAATCCATGATTCAATTGCCTGGCGAACATTGTTTAAACTGTCTGACATAATTTTGTTCTCTTTTTGATATTCTTCCATAATGCTCTTTACTGTCTCCAGGTTATTTTTTTGTTTAACAGTATCAGAAACACTGGCTGCAACGTTAGTGGCTCCAGAAACTACGCCAACACCACAACCCACCCCAGTGAGGATTAATGAGGCTCCTGCTGAGAAAGGAGCAGCAATTAATCCAGCGATGCTCAGAGCTCCTCCTACAATACCTACAGATGACCCTGTGACATTTGCAATGGTGGCATCTTTGTGAAAACTGTCAATACCATCTGCAATCCTTCGTAGATTCATGATGTATCCTGTAACCTTCTCTTTATAAACACCGAATTTGATGAGATGCTGCTTAACATTCTCCATGGTCTTCTTTCTCCTGTAACACTGAAAACACAATATTTTTCTAAGTTATTTTGAGACACCACAAACACTGATGAAGTGGGATAACTGAAATGATTTTATATTTGTTAATGTTAAGACATGTATCAAAAGCTTTAGAATAGACAATATAGTAAATTATAGTGACTCCTTCTGGGCATgatggtgtcatgaagctattaatgtatataatgtattgaatttgtaaggtgaaaatgctttgcctggtgcctggttaagtctctgggttgctgttgccttaatggagattagtttgagaatttgtgaaaagttatgatagtagtaatttgtagccatgtgtatatatattttaacctgtgtaaattaataaaatgtttaatttagtttaaagtaaaacctcgagaactggtggtctgattcctgaatttagaatcaCACCCCAAACATAAcaattaaaattataggttatgacagttgtttaaagtttccctctggaatttttaagTAACTCAGCTCTACCAACTGTTTGGTCATAGCAATGGGATCCTTGGCCAAGGACAGTTCCAGAGGTGGCTAGCTCAGCAGTTGTGACAACAAGACCTTTCACAGATATTCATTGCTGAACCAGAAAAGAAGATAAGGTGAACTGGAGGCCAGAAAGATGGTCAAGTCACCATGGGAATTGTGAGGGCCCAAGGCtggacagggaaacaggggatcAAGAATTAAAAATATGTGCGACAAACCTTGTATCATGGAGACAGATTTCTTGGCTGGCTAAGGTTCTCTCCCTTGGAAGTGCCTGAAGTAAAATCTTTGCTTACATGAAACTCACAAACTTGAGAGCGGTCATTTTTACCACAACAATTGGCGTAGTCAGCAGGATCTTCGCAATGTCAGTCACCGGTACAAAAGTGAACGTTGATAGCAAAGGACTGGTGAACAAGCTCATTTACACCAATTAGAGAGGGCGGTCAGTATTGGAGACGGAAAGCCGGTGGGCTGGTTTGAGGATCAGTGCCAGAGTACAGGCCTGTGAGTGGAAAAGCTAAAGTTAGTGTGGTTGCGGTTTGATTCCTTGGGTAAACAAGAAGGGATTATTATAACTCTTCTCAGGGTAAACTATTAGTGAGAAACAGCAGGGTAAAACAGGAAAGACCATTTCCTAAAGAGTCAGATTCACACTGGGGAGGTGGCGGCATTGttatattgtcactggactagtaatccagaaccccagggtaatgctctggggacctgggtacaaatcccaacatggtagatggtagaatttgaattcaataaaaatctggaattaaaagtccaatgatgaccatgaaaccattgtcaatctggttcactttagtctttagagaaggaagtctaccttatctggtctgacttatgtgtgactccagacccacagcaatgtggttgactcttaaatagcctagcaagccactcagatgtaTCAAACTACCAAAAGGAATGAAATGGATGGAGCAGCATTGACCTAGCTGGCAAACTCAGCATCACAGGCTAGTCAAACCTAACATagacatactcacagaatcatatgttacagataatgttccaggtACAACTATCACTATCCCAGGTGGGAGgaagttgccctaggagtcctcaacattgactctgagccccatgaagtcccatggcatcagctcaaatatgggcaaagaaacctcctgctgttcGCCACAtactgcccacccaccccaccaccacccagcattcagctgatcaatcagtgctcctctatgttggaCACTgctggcaagggcgcagaatgtactctgggtgggggacttcaatgtccatcaccaagaatggctcggtggcaccactactggccgagctggccgagtcctaaatgacatagctggtagactgagtctgtgtcaggcggtgagggaaccaacaagagggaaaaacatacttgatgtcAACCTCACCAAACTGTCTGCTGgacatgcatctgtccatgacagcatcggtagaggtgaccaccacacagtccttgtggaggcaaagtcccatcttcacattgaggataccctccatcatgttgtgtggcactaccaccaagctaaatgggatagactttcaacagatctagcaacataAGGCTGGCCAACCATGAGgcgatcatcagcagcagaattgtactcaaccacaatctgtaacctcatgtcccggcatatcccccgctctacAATTACCATAAAATCGgtgggtcaaccctggttcaatgaagaatgcaggagggcatgccaggagcagcatcaggcatacctaaaaatgaggaaaacaaaaacagaattacctggaaaaactcagcaggtctggcagcatcggtggagaagaacagagttgacgtttcgagccctcatgacccttcgacagaacttgaggtgtcaacctggtgaagctacaacacaggactacttgtgtgccaaacagcataagcagcaagtgatggacagagctaagcaatcccacaaccaaaggatcagatctaaactctgcagtcctgccacatccagtcgtgaatggtggtggacaaataaacaactcactgcaggaggaggctccacaaatatccccatcctcaatgatggaggagcccagcacatcagtgcaaaagataaggctgtagcatttgctacaatcttcagcctgaaatgccgagtggatgatccatctcggcctcctccagaggccttGAGCTTCACAGGTGCCACTCTTTAGCCAatatgattcactccatgtgaatgAAACTGCAGCTTGAGCAGAACTATATTTCATGCTATGGTTGTTCTGGTGGAAGCATGCCTGAGATTGGAACTCTCTTTAGCCTGAGACCATTCATGCCTGATGGGTGCTACAAGCTACATGTTTAATGGGTATCATTCGTCACCAATAAATTAGCCATTTAGTTGAAAAGAGATGAGAAGAGCTGTGTTGCATGGCAATGTTTGAGGATATAGGGATCATGACTACTCCCAGGGGACCGCACAGACAGTTACAGGATGTACTAACAATGATCACAGACAATCTGCGCGTTTAGAGTGTGAAAACTTTCCTGACTGACAGAAGCCCCTGGCTGGCTCGTGGCTGCCCCAATAGCTGCAGTTGAACAATTGATGGCCCCATGTGTCCTAAGAAAGCCTGCCATTGGCCCAAAGCCTCTCACTGTCAGGATGGCTCTCATCAGTAGTGAAATGAATGAAGGTTTCAACCCTCATTACAATGTCAGTACAAAGGTGGGTTGCTGATTGTGAAATGACAGACAGATCACTTTCTGATTCCTGAAAGGATCCTAATGCTTA from Carcharodon carcharias isolate sCarCar2 chromosome 1, sCarCar2.pri, whole genome shotgun sequence encodes:
- the LOC121279987 gene encoding apolipoprotein L3-like, coding for MENVKQHLIKFGVYKEKVTGYIMNLRRIADGIDSFHKDATIANVTGSSVGIVGGALSIAGLIAAPFSAGASLILTGVGCGVGVVSGATNVAASVSDTVKQKNNLETVKSIMEEYQKENKIMSDSLNNVRQAIESWIKGGEKDIPQNIFVGTSAAVMKSLSTVSLVSSVVTKSSLRALKAASGVLAGLLVVWDFYSMVSDAKDLYKGSKTEIAKNIHEAAKTIEEELNEYEKVDSELKKTFTFQ